atattattatagaatgcGAAAGTATGTTTGATTGTTTGTCATTCTTCACACAACTGTTGAATATAATTGGTTGTATACAAATGTTTGGTAGAATAGAGAagactattttttatatgtaaaagttCATGGTTTCTGCAGAACTAATTTCGGGGAACGTAATGCCAGCAAAATCAttagcaatattaattataatctatattattaatatttaatggcaaaaataataatttatcactgTAGGCTTATTTTGATACATTGAGTTGTGTTCATGTCTTATCAGGCTAAAAACTTCTTTACAGTACCcacaaatcaaaaatatatatgcaacaacctttgtaacaaaaaatctgTATTATTACCATATAAACCACAGTAATAAACTGGTATTCCTCAAATGCGGTATGAGTAGATGTTTCAGTCGTCCGCGCTGCCCGATGCCAACAGAATCATCGCACACGAGGCGTCCTAATAACATCGGTCGACCGTTGTCTTGcgctatcttaaaaaaaatcaaaatttcaatacGATGTACGTACAAgtggtatatttaaatattttaaggataTAAGTTGTAGAGTAGGTTATTTTATAAGTGTTGAGGCTTAATATACTCGTTGTTTCTTACCTGTTCAAGTGTAGCTAGCGCACGGTCAGGTTCACCACTTGCAACGTGAAATCTAGCAGACTCTGGTAaccactataaaaatatttcagattaCAGATTACACACATAAGCGGCTAtaccctagttgggtgtggaacggactgacaagacaaatgtccgcaggcacacacctctgacttttctaaaatcatgtgtgtattctttgtgaatttatcgttcgctttaatggtgaaggaaaacatcgtgaggaaacctgcacatctgagaagttctctataggaatttcgaaggtgtgtgaagtctaccaatccgcactaggccagcgcggtggactaaggtctaatccctctcagtagtagaggaggcccgtgctcagcagtgggcaagtatataataaagggctgatattattatttatttattattattacagattATAACACAATGGGCAAATCACTCATGATTTGATTCTCCACATCAGCGGTCACAGTacccaatattttaatttctaagtgacataagataataatattatatagcactTACTGGGCATATAAGAGCAAAAATCAGGAGAGGTATTGTGGATAATGCCAGAGCCAATGCACTCCTAATGTTGGCATTACGACCAATGCAAGAGCCACTTCCAAACAAGCGCCCAGTGCCCAGAAACACTGCAAACCATTAATATTTACCATCTAAGCAgtttcatgaaaataaaagtgtgCTTAGATAATGAAGATAACCAACTTAGTATTATGTGTTGCATAATATAGGGTGTCTATTGGCAGGATATCgattcagaaaaataaaaaaataatgtattttttaatttacaaaattaagtaatattttaagtttaataatacgGATTTTACATGTAGTAAAGGATTTTAACCGAATGCTATACTGTTCAACGGCTCAAATCTGAACCATAACTACCATAAACTTTCTGTACCACATTGAGTAAGTCTCGTTGCCTACACGCTGAGATTTCtcaaatattttctacataATTTACTACAAAGTAAATCTcataagactgcctcggtggcgtagttgtattgcatgtctggtacaatagcactctgaggtcctgggttcgaatcccgggtcgggcaaagtgatatttgggtttttctgctcagtatcagcccgagtctggaatttgtgcccgatatggcgataggctcgcccctatcacatcatgggacggaacatacttggcgaaaagtgggtgccctagttgcgcctctgcataccttcggggataaaatgcgtgatgatatatgtatgtaaatctCACATATGAAAATGTCATAAGAACTTGGGGACTTTGAAATAAGTCTCAAATTAAAAAACAGTATAGTTTAGTCTATTAATAAAGTGTTATAAATAATCAGCAAGATTGCTGCATCTATAGTTCCTCTATTTTCCCTCTACAGCATTTTGTTTTGCATAGATCTATTTTAGGATAACactgagaaaaaaaattatacaatatatacataaaaaatatttaaagtacctataataaatataaacacactaTAAGTAACATtgcaactataaaaatacataaaacaactgcaactctaaaaatacataattaatatatataaatatttgcatatgtTTTAACCAATATTAGTGATAATGAAATATTGGACAAAACTGATTACAGTATAGTACAATATTCTATGTTgcaattatacataatattgtttttacttaCATCAAGCAGGACAACACATTTTGCCCTTTGTTTTGTTGGTAGAAATTCTGCATATAAGGTAAcactgtaaataatatacatatatatagtgtTATTACACTTTGTTATTAGACGGTTGTCAATAAGATCAAGTAAAATATGCATTAAAAGagataatttcaaataatgttataatcaataaataatataaccaatcactaaaaaatataatatatcaaataatgttataatgaaTCCAGGGTTGGATAATAATggcttagtaaaaaaaaagaacattactTACGATTGCGGTACGCATCCTATAGCGAAACCAACAAGACCTCTTAAGAATAAAAGCCAAAGGAAATTAGGTGCTATTGAACTCAGCAGACCGTAATAAAATAGTAGTACCCCGCACATGCATAGAGCCTGGGGATGATTGAATAATGagttattttttgataaaccaatctaaataatgtaacacaaagttgattttataaaactcaCAGTTTTTCTTCCATAACGGTCACTTATATTTCCCCAAAATGTAGAGCTCAGCATCATACCCATAAAAACCACTGTAGTTGTTAATGCTTGTTGGTATCTGtaattaattggtttatttttatctatgatTCTTCTCGcacaaattcttttttttcttgcttAGAAATAGCAATGTGTTATATCTCTCCCACATTCattgcatataattttttaatacacaGTTAATAATCATCATGCTTCAGTTCACTTTTCACACACGggtaaataaattctatttatttaccatGTGTGCTATTTCCGTAATTCCTCAATTATTGCAATAgatgataattaaaaattaaatatttaaaacaattattcataCTTGCTAATATTCCATTCACAGTGCAATGCTGGTGACAAAATGCTCAATATTGTCATTTCCATGGAGTCTGCCATCCAACACAAACCTGTACATAGCGATAGCTTCACTTGAAACCAACCAAATCCAGAGCATTTACAGCTTGTGTCACAGTAAATGTATCTGAAATcacattatgattttaattactGTTGAAGAACTACAATCAGGAGCATAAGTATTTTATAGaggtatataattatacaagaaagaaataaaacatatttatgtataaagaagttatctataaaaataatccatagagaaagtttaaaaaaaaactgtaataattttagcacaaatatattttaagatgctttatgtataatatttaaggtAATATTCAGTAAGATTTGTTTCTCATTTAAATTTATGGATTGTTTATTTACCGTCGGGGACGACTGTCACTGATGCCATTTCTATTTCCTGAGGTGGTGGCATAGAAGCTGGCGACCGAGGGCCCACAGCACTGTCGTCCAAATCCTGATATCCTTTTGCACGGCGCATCTTCTCAGgattttaatatcacaaaaaaaaaagaaaacctcTTCTGACGTGGAATACAAGCTATAAACGTCGACTAACGGGAATGTTAGCGGCTTATAAGTTAAATTTAGGTCTTCATAGTTAGGACAACGTTTCTTTAATATGCAGAATTATGTATTATGTCAGGtatgtataaataacttattgatATAACAAATTACATACGAAACAGATGTTTTCAGAGTATTCTGGtagtaaataaaagtttaaaataaattgacagcTCACAACAAATGTTTTGACATTAGAATAGAATTTTGACTTTCACGTtgcttttacataaataaaacgcaaaagatattaaaaaaatatattataatcataaaacacctattaaaaccgcaatgaattagtgatgtaacgaatattcgcattcgcattcgcgaatattcgcatatttttggatattcgcattcgcaaaatttctgcgaatgttttgcgaatgtcaatatcagaaaaaaaatacttgaagataatagtagactgcctcggtggcatagttctactgcatgtgcggtacggcagcgctctaaggtcctgggttcgaatcccggatcgggcaaagtgatatttgaatttttctgctcagtatcagcccggagtgtgaaatttgtgcccgacatggtgataggctcgcccctgtcacactattagacggaacacacttggcgaaaagtgtgtgccctgattgcgcctctgcataccccttccgagataatattcgtaatactgtgtgtgtaatagtaggttaataaaatcaaaatctaaactaaaacaatatacttctacaataaactataaatatagtctaaacaaacaaagaaaaaattatagactctcaaagaaaaatccctctctttcttaaaacataccaattaattaactatatttaccatgtttttaagttagtaattaaacttgagtagaggaatattaaactttaataataaacaaaattatttcgtttactttaataaagcttaaaaatgtaattccccatagaacttgtaacacaatagcaactaagaaattaaaagcaattgaaagaaacaaaacaatatcttctataatttttttatcagtctttacataactttttaatatttagataattatcatcttagataataataaaatttagatgatcatcatagaaaattggcgccaaatttgaacaaaaactaaacggTATGTCGTAACAAATGTCGGTTagtagcagatattcgcattcgcattcgcgaatgttcaaaaaatgacattcgttacatcactacaATGAATATTTGGATGGGTAGATATTCCGTAgcaaaaaaattcaatacaacCAGAACCATATTATTGTTACTACccatattacttttaaatcatGAAATATTCAGTAgcacaatattatttgatatacaaattaattttttacacaaacattaagtattaacacattattattcacaaatatgaatatttcatgttatattttgtaataaataaaaatggcctAACAATATTTGTATACCCTACTAAAAAGAGATGGCGAGGTCCTTCGAGGGTATATTCTTCGGAAAGGAATATTGATGGTTGTAAGCATTTCATTTGGATATCACTTCTTGGGTCttgaattatttgaattttaatattttgaagggGCAGATTATATtgcagatatttttttcagaattttaggtataatttatttggtttgaACATAGgaacaagaaacaaaattggTCAGAAGTTTGCTTCCCACTTTCTTCAGTCACCGTCCGGCCCGGTCgaatattactgaaaaaaaaactataatatcattttattggATACCGGTTTTCAGCCAcagatatgaaaataatattattaagtaataatgaaGAAGGGCGCCTTCAAATTAGCCGCTTAGCCGCCAAGAGTCACGCAAAGCTAGCGCGGCCAAAGTTTTGGATTGTAAGTATGGCTTCATAAAGGAAAAATAGGTAGGTATGAGTACAAGTGGTTTCATAAGAAAGAagaagtaagtaaataaaacacttatacGGAACACACAAGTTACTATTGATTTGgcttttgtttttgtgttagtaGAGTCGcgcaaactaaaataacataggTGATAGGCGTCTATATGTAGGTATGTACACATACCTACACAGAACGTAATACATTCTGAGTAAACGTCAAAGGTTACCGAGTGAAGctacaatgttattatttttcacacaATTTTATCAGTTTTCTACCTGCTAttgaaaaatagatttaataacaCAATGTTACCCAGAAGCACATATGGACGAAATATTTCAGGTTATGTTTTTATCTTGATAGGTAAGttagtatatacttatattaagaaTTCATGTCgtttaagtaagtacttaactCAGTAACTAAAACTTCATGTAGGCAGATTTATATGTATCTGcataagtaaatacatttacaGATATTCGTAGTTATTGTCgagattttatttatgataaaaaaatcagttagCTTCATTAATCTAgacaattattaaatagaacaatattgttattattaatagtataaaGATGTTGAAGGCTTTCCTGAAGTTTCAGAAAATATAATCCATAGTAGACCCTGCATCTGTTTGGGATATATACATAGTCATCGTAAATCACAGTGTGTCACTGCGGTTTTTTTAAGCACAAGGATATACTTACGCTTGTAAATATATCGATTGAAAACATTGtgctgaattatttatatttcagtaatAACATACATACCTTATCGCGGGATGTGGGACATAGGTAAAAAGgcattcttatttttaatacttcgtATAAGTACTTTACACAAACTTGTATGGAAGATATTCGGATAAAATGGCTTTAAATGACTTCTTTTAGTTGTCACTATCTTTAGTCTTTCAAtgctaaacatttttaaacaagtGAACCTGGTTTTAATGACCAATAAAATACCGTAATTTTTTATACCCATTCTGTGCGAGTTATGTATTGGCTTTTTATGTGCAAATGTTAGTGTCGCCttaatgatattgttattaaccTAGTGGTTAATAATAACAACCGCTTGCAGTTCCGCCCGCGTTAGCTATTTTATCCAAGATATGTATTTTCACGGGATAAGAAGTAGCATTCAGCACACCGGAGTAATGTAGCTCACAATGGTGAGCTACATTACTCCGGTGaaaggaaaaaaatcaaaatccgtttagtactACGTTCCTGAGAggaacgcgttcaaacaaacgatgtctttttatatatatatatatatatatatatatatatatatatatatatatatatatatatatatataaattgggCACTAAGAGATGTTAATCATAATATGTCGTGTATGATGTTAGTCTAGCATGACATGGTTTTCATTCCCTTCTcttaaaaaacaaaagtccctTTTCTGCCCGtctgtatgtaatcgattttcttaaaatctagtgaacgtttttttatttggtatggagatagtttaaggccttgggaaggttataggctactatttatcccaggaaattatatagcgagacttttatcccggaaaactccttcacgccgGTAAAGTCACCAGCAAACACTAGTAATTAGATAATCATATTTGACACATGTTTTTAGTTAAACCAGATTTACGATACAATATTGCGTGATAGGTTTTATTACTGTCAAACTACTATACAATGAACTCTTAAAAGCCTTGTATAGCGCATAGGAGAGTGCACTCTATAAGCGACTACTAACTGAGTTTGACCTATATTTCACTTGCCAGTCACGTTCGATAAAGCTTGAAGCtttatatatgtaatagtaGCTATAGTATTTGAGATTATATGAGAGTTATGTTACATATTCAAAATACCACAAagagaaaatattgaaaatgatgtttgaataaacaatattgattaATGTTTAGAGTACTTTctgtaaatttaatgtttatattatcatGTACCATAGTTGGCTCTAGGTTTGTCTTTTTTCTCCTCATACAATAATcacaaataaatgattaaaacaaataattattttgttcaaaatactTAGTGGTTTTTGCCGGAAAAAATgtctgtctcggtggcgtagttgtactgcaagcTCGGCATATCACTGCTTTGAGTTCCTGGATTCGACTCCCAGGTCGGCCAAATTTATatgtgggtttttctgcttattatcagcctggagtctggaatttgtacccgatatggcgataggctcgccccgtaTCGCCCCGAAAACctacttggcgaaaaatgggtgccctggttgcgcctctgcgtaccctCAGGCGTAGGCGATGATTGATTGATGATCATTCGTGATGTGTGTGGTGTGTGCGTcgaaaaaataatcatatgaCCTCGAATTTTAATAGTTCAAATGGAATTTGGTCTAATTTCtacaaattgtaatattattagttttatagaatttattattaaaattggtaTGTATATCAACACATCCCTCACATATTGgcataattgattaaaaaaaaatagagctATTGTTTATAGTAGCTTTGGGGAAAGGGGTAAATTGAAACAGCAGGTACACATTTTGATGTTATGATTTTAATGTTCTtcatttatgtaagtatattcatacaatttcatttttattcgcTAACATTAAGATTTTAATTCACATCTATAGTTACATACTCAGTTACAAGTGGGTGATGATTAAAAAATACCTATCTAGAGCATACAGTAGTCTACTatctagtaaaattatataattccaCAGATAGCACTGTATTCTACCTTGTATCTATAGTTAGTAATGTGTTCTGAGCAATAGTTTGGTTTCTAGAGGTCAATGGATAACTCTttttgttaatacataatatatttgtataaagccTCGAcgaaacaattattgtttttgttttaattaatgaaatacaCATCTTTATTTTTGATTCTAACGGACTTACATACAATTTGAAACACGTgtgatttatattacaaagaaaacaaataggACCAATGTATTAGACAAAATTGATTACAAACTATATACACTACTCATTTGGAGAATCAAACATAGACAGAGATGTAACTTGACGTTATACTATACAGATATGTACTTTTGAAAGTTATAATGCTACCGATTTGAAATGACGcgaacaattatttatttatcttaaaacgGTCGGTTTAACTACAGtggctgtataaaaaaaatataaagaatattaggACGCAATCACTAAAGATTAAGTGGTCTTATAGACCGATTACGTATTAAATATGTTAGGTAAGAAGCTGTAAAGCTGAAAGTATCACTCAATTCTCTGTCTCACGAGAgaattcttaatatttaataataataaacatgtatactttgttttatttttatttgctatgcAAAAGTGTCTGGTATTGTCTGTATagactgtattaaaaataatttaataatatattataccatGTAAAAATGTATAGGCCAAGAATATAGTATTTGCAGAACTAGAAAAATGTAGCAGGTCAGCTTGTTCCTATTCTGCGTCCATTATATTTTGAGCTGCGGTATTTCTAGCGAATATATCCCGTTTGATCGTCATTGGAATATATGAATGCCCAAAGTAAGATTTTTTAGATTTATGATTcaacatttattaatgtattgatTTCTATCTAAATAGTAGTTAATCTTAGAGATATaaattagtacctacatatatttaCAAAGCACACGTTGTGCGCTATCTTAGCTGCCGGTTGAAGGGAGCAacctttacaattataaatacaatttaattatataatatgtcacATATTCATTCATAACATACACAGTctgctatttattttcttttatggaGATTATAGTCACATTTTGTACGATCATTTACACGTCcgtaaagtatttaaataggtATAGTATCTAAAGTTAGAAAAGGTATTCAAAACTTTTAAGAGTCAAGTAACGTCACAAAGATAAATATCGTACGTACTACTATGACACGATGACAATggtattattttagtaatggCCGATTAACTGTATGATTGGCGATTTATACGAATTTTAAAGTAGTCTAATCTTTTTTTCCATTTTGAATGCCTGTTTAGCGACTTTTCTATCGTCGTAATTGCATGTCTTACAAATCTACGTAATACTCAGTCTCATGTTTTTGGCGAAAATTTAACGTTCCCATTTAAGTGGCAATGCGATGTTTTAAACCCCTCAGTTCAAGCACAAGGTCCGAATCGCCGGCTACGAATCGTTTTTTGATTCTTCTTTCCTTGTCAGTACCctgttgaaaaataattaaaattgaaatcatCAAAGTTTCTAAGTTTATAGAAATAAAGTGAAATAAGTTTCCACAAGGCAGGAAGAGTTATTTAGATGGCATTGGCAGTTTATTCCCCCCCGCCGCGGTTGACCCGGCCTCAGAGCCCACTGTGTCACCCACCACCCCCGGCCCGGCCACGCTATTTTTAGACATCGGGGTTTCCACTGATAAAATGAATTCGAAGCATAAAGCGAATAAAGTACTTCTTAGacatatatctaaataaatccTTACGTTTGTAGATATTAGGTCGATCtcgtaaacaatataaaataactcacTTGGGTATTGGTATTGATAGATTTGTTCTCCAGTAATTGTGCAATGGTTTCGTAAAAGTCATTCCTTTTTGCATGCTTGCCCTGATTTTGAAATGATTGTCCCGGTCGTGGCACGACTATTTCTTTCTGACCCGTATTAGTTGAATCCGTGCTGAGAATAGGTGCCGCAGTGGTAACGCTCCTCTTGTTACTATTCCAGTTGATAAATCCGTCATCGGAAGCATAATCATCCTCGTCGTATCGAGGAACAGTTTTCGGTACGTGATACAATGGTTTGCCTGCTAGAGCTTTCAATTCTCTGACGTCTTCGTCCTCGACATCTCGTTCCTCATAATCAACAGGCGGAAACGCTGCTCGGGCATTTTCGCGCCGTCTTTGTGCGTCTTGAGCCATTTGTGTGAGAATTAAATTGTCGAGGAACGCAGCACTGACGTCATCAATGTCGTTAGTTCTCCAGCGGGGCGTGGTGTCGCTCTCAAACCATGTCTCCTGTCCGATTGGAAGAGCCGCAAGTCTCTCTTCTTGTCTTTTAGGCGCTTCATTTTCCGTGAAATGACCATAAGGATCATAGAAATAGGGGTATGGAACTTGATCGTGTACTTCGGGTACATTAATTGCTGGAGCATCGTAATAGTATTGTATTTTGGGAGCGTAGTAATATTCATCGTCCGTATATTCTCGTGACATTTGTGGGTACATAGGCCACCCTTGCGTAGGATAGGTCTTTACTTGCGCTACTAAGTAGCCAAGGAAGACTGCTAATAGCCTGTAACGATAAGTTACAGTAAGACTTTgttctttttacaattataaataggaataatatatttttttatataaaaagatatatttacgtattctaaaataaaattatgaataatagttAGGGATGTGTAAAAAATTAAGactgcaatattatatttttaattattaaattttgttcaaaaatttaagtttatttaagcgttgaatataaacataaaaaatagcctaCCTCATGTTCGTTAGTTGCATGTTGCACAGTTCACTCACTTCGATGTTAGTTTAGGCGCGTTCAGGACTCAACTACACGTTGGAGGGAGGGCCCGGCGGCTTTATAAGCAGGTCGCCCACGCGCGCCGCCCACACGTTCTCAATGAAACATCACCCCTGCGTGCACCCCGAGCCCACCACACTCTCGCCGCGCCCGCACCCCCATCTCCTTCTACCCACGGCATTCTGCTATTGATCGTGTCCACAGATTATTCATCTTGCTAAACTGAGACTTTCTTTATTCTAACTATGAATATATTTggcgataaaataatttttaatttgttgtcaAAGTTTAActtttgtgtatttaatatttttcgttttataaacGCAATTATTATAAAGGGACGTTAACAATAGCAGTCTACTATTTGGCGGGGAAATAATTCATCTGTCAGTTGGGCGTCGGGCAGACAGACTAGCTGCGAAGTACTACTCATACATCGTTTGTAATGAATGTAACTTATTTCTTTCTAAGATGAATTTATTATGTCATATTGgtttacatacaattattattacatcgaTAAGATAGTAATATCATATTTGTTTGATGAGGATCATTTATGACATATTATTGACGATTGTCATACAATTGCAGCTAGATAGAGATGAGTTAAACGAATACAGAGATTTATAATTCCTCCGAATATTTCATGTGtaagatatttattaacatcattttgttataaaaaaatatcttaaaattttgTTCGTTTGCTATCTTACTTACTTTATTGTCGGGACCGTGTATTAAATATACAAGAATATAATTTGTAGAGTACTTTAAAGAATCCTACTCAATTCATATTTGAACAGTGAGTAttgattaaaatcaaaaatgttgGTTTTCAAAGTAAAATAGGAACAAccataatatgatattaaagaGTGGTCCGTAGCGGGGTGCCTATGAAACTAGAGATCGTAGGTTCTAAACCCTTCACTATCAGGTAGTTCGATTGGTAAATAGGTACTGCGCGGGTGTTACGATActgaaaaaatacaatttcacaaAATATGTGTGTTCAATGTGgggactttataataatatttaactaagTGTCGATGCCAAATGTACAATAGAACCTCGTATAAGATGTACGATTACAGTGAGCATTGTTAACTGTAGACTCGAGGAACTTGGTGTCTCGATATGCGACAGTGGTTTGATTATGTAACCTGTCGGGCTAGGTTGGAGTAGGGGAGTCTGGGTGCAATTCGGCACAGTCGAAGTGCATCGTCAGATCGGATACGGAAGTCGTCACAAACACGGGTTCGTTGACCGGATGGCGCCCCCATGTCGACAAGCGACATCATAGATCACGAAAATGtaaggtgttttaaattttaaatttattaagtacaggttttaaaagtaaatatttaccaaatcAAATTAAACCGCATTTTCTATTCCGTAAGAGCGTGTTTCACAAATAGATAATGAATATCGAGACGTTTATTTTGGGCCCATTACTGTTTGATAAATTTACGTTGTGTTCCAAATCGTCAAAAGGATTttctgtttaattaaaatttcccaATGTGGCTAGAAAACTGTAATTTAAATAGATATCCGAATTTCAATAGCCATAATacgaatatgaaatattttaatgatacgTATACTGTAGATTGTGTACTTTAACGGACCATTTGTCTTTATGTGAGTAGGAATTTCATAGGCATGCTATGTTATTTGATACTagacaattatacattttatcttATCCAAgtacttattttgttatatgaGATATGCATTATGTATTATCTCAACaaggaaaatatattagtttcatTTTCACTAGCTATGTTAACTCTTACGtgagcgattttttttattgtgtgttaaatattaaaatggccTTGTTATCCATATGAccggatttaaaattaaatgggtTTCTCTGAAAAAAGCGGTGATCGCCgtgttggttgtggaacggactgccgagacgaatgtccgcaggttcaaataccgagggcacacacttctgtcttttctaaaaaaaaatatgtgtgtattctttgtgaattacttatcgcttgatttaacggtgaaggaaaacattgtgaggaaacctgcatacctgagaaattttctattaggaattttcgagtatgtgtgaagtctatcagcccgcactaggccagcgtggtggactaaggcctatgccctctcagtagtagaggaggcctgtgcccaacagtgcgGCAGTATATATATCCTATAATATCCTCCGAAAACTATGTTTTACAAGgtctcattataatataaataaatgacgaCTTCTACCTAGAGTGAGAGAG
This Manduca sexta isolate Smith_Timp_Sample1 unplaced genomic scaffold, JHU_Msex_v1.0 HiC_scaffold_2223, whole genome shotgun sequence DNA region includes the following protein-coding sequences:
- the LOC115446679 gene encoding uncharacterized protein LOC115446679; protein product: MQLTNMRLLAVFLGYLVAQVKTYPTQGWPMYPQMSREYTDDEYYYAPKIQYYYDAPAINVPEVHDQVPYPYFYDPYGHFTENEAPKRQEERLAALPIGQETWFESDTTPRWRTNDIDDVSAAFLDNLILTQMAQDAQRRRENARAAFPPVDYEERDVEDEDVRELKALAGKPLYHVPKTVPRYDEDDYASDDGFINWNSNKRSVTTAAPILSTDSTNTGQKEIVVPRPGQSFQNQGKHAKRNDFYETIAQLLENKSINTNTQGTDKERRIKKRFVAGDSDLVLELRGLKHRIAT